Proteins encoded within one genomic window of Alphaproteobacteria bacterium:
- a CDS encoding helix-turn-helix domain-containing protein — protein MAFRQHRYEHLCPYFQAAMDILARPWNGLIIATLEERAFLRFSELRERLSAMGDRMLSSRLKELEARGLLERHVSPGPPVRVAYALTDAGRGFRQVERAISGWGQTLAKTAGREARSVRFAQPRRSRAQHGAKPRRRGA, from the coding sequence ATGGCGTTCAGGCAACATCGATACGAACACCTCTGTCCCTATTTCCAGGCGGCCATGGATATCCTCGCGCGCCCCTGGAACGGGCTGATCATCGCAACGCTGGAGGAGCGCGCTTTCTTGCGCTTCAGCGAGCTGCGCGAACGCCTGAGCGCCATGGGCGACCGCATGCTGTCAAGTCGGCTCAAGGAGCTCGAAGCCCGCGGTCTTCTGGAAAGGCATGTCTCGCCCGGCCCGCCCGTCCGCGTCGCCTATGCCCTGACCGACGCCGGGCGTGGCTTCCGCCAGGTCGAGCGCGCGATCTCCGGCTGGGGTCAAACCCTCGCGAAGACGGCCGGGCGGGAGGCGCGCAGCGTCCGGTTCGCGCAACCACGGCGCAGCCGGGCACAGCACGGCGCAAAGCCCAGGCGCCGCGGTGCGTGA
- a CDS encoding [protein-PII] uridylyltransferase, producing MSVIASPRSIVNRRDLTVELDHVVGRGGDLAQLRPEILNIFRRTLENGRREIRERFARHLSGTDAVRGLSYLMDQLVRAIHEFASTKVFPLANPTAGEHMAVVAVGGYGRGELAPFSDVDLLFLLAYKSTPNTEQVVEWMLYLLWDLGLKVGHATRSIDETIRQAKADITIRTALLEARYVSGDEKLFAAFKKRYVDDVITGNGMNFVEAKLRERDQRHQRLGDSRYVVEPNIKEGKGGLRDLHTLFWIAKFLYRVDDVHRLVENGVLEEEEYVAFAKAQDFLWTLRCVLHWTTGRAEERLTFDVQPEIARQMGYTQHAGTQRVERLMKHYYLVAKDVGDLTRIFCAAIEAEQRRIPRFSLAGLLRRKRDVEGFRLEGDRLTVTDANVFQENPIKLLGLFHVAQQHGLDIHPNALRAVRRSLRLIDNKLREDPEANRLFLEMLTSPNDPETTLKRLNEAGVFGRFIQDFGRVVAQMQYDMYHAYTVDEHTIRAIGLLHGIERGRHKEEHPLSSEIVHNVISRRVLYLGVLLHDIAKGRAGDHSELGAEVAHKLCPRLGLSPAETETVAWLVRYHLSMSNTAQRRDIGDPKTITDFASLVQSPERLRLLLVLTVVDMRATGPKVFNAWKAALLRDLYYKTEDVLTGGLASRGDAARIQHVMENLRKALVGWSEEDFAAHLARGHASYWLSMDVDTLARHAAIIREAERDKAPIALDWRVDTYRGVTELTVYTADHAGLFAKIAGAIAIAGGNIVDARIFTLASGMALDSFSVQDMAGGAFDRSDKLARLSATIERSLAGRLWPDEVAAVRRNRPDRMDVFDVPPRVLIDDKASATHTVIEVNGRDRPGLLYALTRALTELNLQISSAKISTYGERVVDVFYVKDVFGLKVEHESKLRKIRELLMEALKEKPAAGEPSKWSRPTR from the coding sequence ATGTCCGTCATCGCCAGTCCACGCTCGATCGTCAATCGCCGGGACCTCACGGTCGAGCTGGACCACGTCGTCGGTCGCGGGGGCGATCTGGCCCAACTGCGCCCCGAGATTCTGAACATCTTCCGCCGGACGCTCGAAAATGGGCGCCGGGAAATCCGCGAGCGCTTTGCGCGCCATCTCTCGGGCACGGACGCCGTCCGGGGGCTTAGCTACCTCATGGATCAGCTCGTGCGCGCGATCCACGAGTTCGCGAGCACCAAGGTCTTTCCGCTTGCCAATCCGACCGCAGGCGAGCACATGGCGGTCGTCGCCGTGGGAGGTTACGGGCGCGGGGAGCTTGCGCCCTTCTCCGACGTCGACCTGCTTTTTCTTCTCGCCTACAAATCCACACCCAATACGGAGCAGGTCGTCGAGTGGATGCTTTACTTGCTGTGGGATCTCGGCCTCAAGGTGGGCCACGCGACCCGCTCGATCGACGAGACGATCCGCCAGGCAAAGGCCGACATCACGATCCGTACAGCCCTTCTCGAGGCCCGTTACGTCTCGGGCGACGAGAAGCTGTTCGCGGCCTTCAAGAAGCGCTACGTCGACGACGTGATCACCGGCAACGGCATGAATTTCGTCGAGGCGAAGCTTAGGGAGCGCGATCAGCGCCATCAACGCCTGGGCGACTCGCGCTACGTCGTCGAGCCGAACATCAAGGAAGGCAAGGGCGGGTTGCGCGATCTTCACACGCTCTTTTGGATCGCGAAGTTCCTCTACCGCGTCGACGACGTGCATCGGCTCGTCGAGAACGGCGTCCTTGAGGAAGAGGAATACGTCGCCTTCGCCAAGGCCCAGGATTTTCTCTGGACGCTTCGTTGCGTGCTCCACTGGACGACGGGCCGGGCGGAGGAGCGGCTCACATTCGATGTGCAGCCCGAGATCGCGCGCCAGATGGGCTATACCCAGCACGCCGGCACACAGCGCGTCGAGCGTTTGATGAAGCACTACTATCTGGTCGCCAAGGACGTGGGCGATCTGACGCGCATCTTTTGCGCCGCGATCGAGGCCGAGCAAAGGCGCATTCCGCGTTTCTCCCTCGCGGGCCTCCTGCGGCGCAAGCGCGATGTCGAGGGCTTCCGGCTCGAGGGCGATCGGCTGACGGTTACCGATGCGAATGTGTTCCAGGAGAATCCGATCAAGCTCCTGGGCCTCTTCCACGTGGCGCAGCAGCACGGGCTCGACATTCATCCGAATGCGTTACGCGCGGTGCGCCGCTCCCTTCGCCTCATCGACAACAAGCTGCGCGAAGACCCGGAGGCGAATCGCCTGTTCCTGGAAATGCTGACATCTCCCAACGATCCCGAGACGACGCTCAAGCGTCTCAACGAGGCAGGCGTCTTCGGCCGGTTCATCCAGGATTTCGGGCGCGTCGTGGCGCAGATGCAGTACGACATGTACCACGCTTATACGGTCGACGAACATACCATCCGCGCCATCGGCCTGCTCCACGGGATCGAGCGGGGCCGGCACAAGGAAGAGCATCCGCTTTCGAGCGAGATCGTGCACAACGTCATTTCTCGCCGCGTGCTCTATCTCGGCGTCCTTCTCCACGACATCGCCAAGGGCCGTGCGGGCGATCATTCCGAACTCGGCGCCGAAGTCGCGCACAAGCTTTGTCCGCGTCTCGGGCTTTCCCCCGCCGAGACCGAAACGGTCGCGTGGCTCGTGCGCTATCACCTCTCTATGAGCAATACCGCGCAAAGACGCGACATCGGGGACCCGAAGACGATCACGGACTTCGCCTCTCTTGTACAGTCGCCGGAGCGCTTGCGCCTTCTTCTGGTGCTCACGGTCGTCGACATGCGCGCAACCGGCCCGAAGGTCTTCAACGCCTGGAAGGCGGCACTCCTGCGCGACCTCTATTACAAGACCGAAGACGTATTGACCGGCGGGCTTGCCTCGCGCGGCGACGCCGCACGCATCCAGCACGTGATGGAAAATCTGCGAAAAGCGCTTGTCGGATGGAGCGAGGAAGATTTCGCCGCCCATCTTGCCCGGGGGCACGCGAGCTATTGGCTGTCGATGGACGTCGACACGCTGGCCCGCCACGCGGCCATCATTCGCGAGGCGGAGCGCGACAAAGCCCCGATCGCCCTCGATTGGCGCGTGGATACGTACCGGGGCGTTACCGAGCTTACGGTCTACACTGCGGATCATGCCGGGCTCTTCGCGAAGATCGCGGGCGCCATCGCCATCGCCGGCGGCAATATCGTCGACGCGCGCATCTTCACCCTTGCAAGCGGCATGGCGCTCGACAGCTTCTCGGTCCAGGACATGGCGGGCGGGGCGTTCGATCGTTCCGACAAGCTCGCAAGGCTTTCCGCCACGATCGAGCGAAGTCTCGCCGGCCGCCTGTGGCCCGATGAAGTCGCCGCCGTGCGGCGCAATCGGCCGGATCGCATGGACGTCTTCGATGTCCCGCCGCGCGTGCTGATCGACGACAAGGCCAGCGCCACGCACACGGTGATCGAGGTCAATGGCCGCGATCGGCCGGGCCTGCTTTACGCCCTGACACGCGCCTTGACCGAACTCAACTTGCAAATATCCTCGGCCAAGATCTCGACCTATGGCGAGCGCGTCGTCGACGTGTTTTACGTGAAGGATGTTTTCGGCCTGAAGGTCGAGCACGAATCGAAGCTGCGCAAGATCCGCGAGCTTCTCATGGAGGCCTTGAAGGAAAAGCCGGCCGCGGGCGAGCCGTCCAAATGGAGCCGGCCAACCAGGTGA
- the mutS gene encoding DNA mismatch repair protein MutS, protein MMAQYLEVKRAHPDCLLFYRMGDFYELFFDDAVRASKALDITLTRRGKHDGDDIPMCGVPVHAADAYLSRLIREGFRVAVCEQVEDPAAARKRGSKAVVRREVTRIVTPGTLTEDTLLDARRHNYLASLAEAGGELGLAWLDMSTGDFHVQSTVRQTVTAAIARLDPGELIVPDRLLSRPEIAGALGDWNAVLTPQPAVRFDSESGRRRLESYFRVATLDAFGNFSRAELAAAGAMLEYVELTQKGKRPRLGVLQQVHAGSVLEIDPATRRNLELMQTLSGERRGSLVAAIDRTVTAAGARLLAAHLASPLTDPQTIDRRLDMVQFFVTDERLQEDVRAILKRAPDLERALSRLTLGRGGPRDLAAIRDGLREGREVGRALLSPGLAEPPSGIRACSAELGQDETIVAHLGRALAADLPNLARDGGFIAPGYHPALDEQRALRDESRRLVAALETRYRGDTTVASLKIRHNNVLGYYIEVTPTHAEKMQSGANGPFIHRQTLASAVRYTTTELAELEENISRAGDRTLALELEIFETLAAEVLARAETIARAARAMAALDLAASLAALAVEQRYARPVVDGSLAFEIAGGRHPVVEPALAAQGASAFVANDCDLAPGQRLWLVTGPNMAGKSTFLRQNALIAILAQIGSYVPAGSAHIGVVDRLFSRVGAADDLARGRSTFMVEMVEAAAILNQSSERALVILDEIGRGTATFDGLSIAWATLEHLHDVNRCRAMFATHYHELTALAAKLPALACYTMRVKEWHGDVIFLHEVAPGAADRSYGIHVAQLAGLPAVVIARAEQVLATLEKGEQAGALATLADDLPLFSVASARPPSPTRTGPSPMEELLAAVHPDELTPKEALELLYRLKGMLESG, encoded by the coding sequence ATGATGGCCCAGTATCTCGAGGTCAAGCGCGCCCATCCCGATTGTCTCCTCTTCTATCGCATGGGCGATTTCTACGAACTCTTCTTCGACGACGCCGTCCGGGCTTCGAAAGCGCTCGACATCACGCTCACACGGCGTGGCAAGCACGACGGCGACGATATCCCGATGTGCGGCGTTCCCGTCCATGCCGCGGATGCCTATCTTTCGCGCCTCATTCGCGAGGGGTTCCGGGTTGCGGTATGCGAACAAGTGGAAGATCCGGCGGCGGCGAGAAAGCGTGGGAGCAAGGCGGTCGTTCGGCGAGAGGTGACCCGGATCGTGACGCCCGGCACGCTGACCGAGGACACGCTTCTCGATGCGCGCCGCCACAATTACCTCGCATCGCTCGCTGAGGCGGGCGGCGAGCTTGGGCTTGCCTGGCTCGACATGTCGACGGGCGATTTCCACGTCCAGAGTACCGTGCGCCAAACGGTCACGGCCGCGATCGCTCGGCTCGACCCCGGCGAGTTGATCGTTCCCGACAGGCTTTTGTCGCGGCCCGAGATCGCCGGGGCGCTCGGCGACTGGAATGCCGTGCTCACGCCGCAGCCCGCCGTGCGATTCGACAGCGAGAGCGGGCGCCGCCGGCTCGAATCCTACTTTCGCGTCGCCACTCTCGATGCGTTCGGCAATTTCTCGCGGGCGGAACTCGCGGCGGCGGGCGCCATGCTCGAATACGTCGAGCTTACGCAGAAAGGCAAGCGCCCGCGTCTTGGCGTATTGCAGCAGGTCCACGCAGGTTCGGTCCTCGAAATCGATCCGGCGACGCGGCGCAACCTCGAACTCATGCAGACCCTTTCGGGGGAGCGACGGGGCAGCCTCGTTGCCGCGATCGACCGGACCGTCACGGCGGCCGGCGCGCGGCTCTTGGCAGCACACTTGGCATCGCCGCTGACCGATCCGCAAACGATCGACCGGCGCCTGGACATGGTGCAGTTCTTCGTTACCGACGAGCGTCTGCAAGAGGACGTCCGGGCGATCCTCAAGCGCGCGCCCGACCTGGAGCGCGCCTTGTCGCGCTTGACGCTGGGCCGCGGGGGCCCGCGCGACCTCGCGGCAATTCGCGATGGCCTCAGGGAGGGGCGCGAGGTCGGCCGCGCGCTTCTGTCGCCTGGCCTCGCCGAGCCGCCATCGGGGATTCGCGCATGCTCGGCAGAACTCGGCCAGGACGAGACGATCGTGGCGCATCTTGGGCGCGCCCTCGCGGCCGACTTGCCGAATTTGGCACGCGATGGCGGGTTCATCGCACCTGGCTATCATCCCGCACTCGACGAGCAGCGCGCGCTTCGCGATGAGAGCAGGCGACTTGTCGCCGCACTCGAGACCCGATATCGCGGGGATACGACCGTCGCTTCGCTCAAGATTCGCCACAACAACGTGCTCGGCTATTACATCGAGGTGACCCCGACCCACGCGGAAAAAATGCAATCCGGTGCGAACGGTCCGTTCATTCACCGTCAGACGCTCGCAAGCGCGGTGCGCTACACCACCACGGAGCTTGCCGAACTCGAGGAAAATATCAGCCGCGCCGGCGACCGGACGCTCGCACTCGAACTCGAAATCTTCGAGACGCTTGCCGCCGAGGTTCTCGCGCGGGCGGAGACGATCGCGCGTGCGGCGCGCGCGATGGCGGCACTCGATCTTGCGGCCTCGCTCGCGGCCCTTGCGGTCGAGCAGCGTTACGCGCGGCCCGTGGTGGACGGGAGCCTCGCTTTCGAAATCGCGGGTGGGCGCCACCCGGTCGTGGAGCCGGCCCTCGCGGCCCAGGGCGCCAGCGCCTTCGTCGCAAACGATTGCGATCTGGCACCCGGACAGCGCCTTTGGCTCGTGACCGGCCCCAACATGGCGGGTAAGAGCACCTTTCTCCGCCAGAATGCGCTCATCGCCATTTTGGCGCAGATCGGCTCTTACGTGCCCGCCGGGTCCGCGCACATCGGCGTCGTCGACCGGCTTTTCAGCCGCGTCGGTGCGGCCGACGACCTCGCGCGCGGGCGTTCGACCTTCATGGTCGAGATGGTCGAGGCCGCGGCGATCCTCAATCAATCGAGCGAACGCGCCCTTGTCATTCTCGACGAAATCGGACGAGGGACCGCAACGTTCGATGGCCTTTCCATCGCATGGGCGACTCTCGAGCACCTTCATGACGTCAATCGCTGCCGCGCCATGTTCGCAACGCACTATCACGAACTGACGGCACTCGCGGCGAAGCTTCCGGCCCTCGCGTGCTACACCATGCGCGTGAAGGAGTGGCACGGCGACGTGATATTCCTTCATGAGGTGGCGCCTGGCGCCGCCGACCGCTCCTACGGCATCCACGTCGCACAGTTGGCCGGACTGCCGGCAGTCGTCATCGCGCGTGCGGAACAGGTGCTGGCGACCCTTGAAAAGGGCGAGCAGGCGGGGGCCCTCGCCACACTGGCGGACGATCTCCCCCTTTTCAGCGTGGCCTCGGCGCGGCCCCCCTCACCGACACGAACGGGCCCGTCGCCGATGGAGGAATTGCTCGCGGCCGTACATCCCGATGAATTGACGCCCAAGGAGGCGCTCGAACTTCTTTATCGGCTCAAAGGCATGCTCGAGAGCGGATGA
- a CDS encoding ATP-binding protein, which produces MPKEPMPLRPILATAAWLMLPFGLTLAALVALGQLGGWAAILALAVNAAAIGALLTFHLGGVVRITVHLDAIADGEDRTTPSPAWPSFAAALASAVARAKRRWQQRRDELTRRIAALDAVLDSLPDPFIMLDNRLRVVRANSAASELLTDNPLGRDLSASFRVPAILEAAQSALLRGVGSRVEFELASPVKRSFVGRVERLAGMTNAEFSLIVVLHDLTAEKRTEQMRADFVANASHELRTPLATLLGFIETLQGPASQDARARERFLAIMQYQAGRMSRLVDDLLSLSRIELREHTPPTERVDLLQVLRGVADALQPQSKARQMTVAIEPTNGALPPVLGDADELAQVFQNLIDNALKYGRRGTTIRINAFKADQCPVPISRVPAAGLAGIAVHDRGEGIPSEQIPRLTERFYRVDAARSRALGGTGLGLAIVKHIVSRHRGALQIESEIGQGSTFTVYLPAARSPSHVEESSLEKQ; this is translated from the coding sequence ATGCCGAAAGAGCCGATGCCACTCCGTCCAATCCTCGCGACCGCAGCGTGGCTCATGCTGCCCTTCGGCCTCACATTGGCGGCCCTCGTTGCACTCGGGCAGTTGGGCGGCTGGGCAGCAATCCTCGCACTGGCCGTCAACGCAGCCGCGATCGGGGCACTCCTCACATTTCATCTTGGCGGTGTGGTGCGCATCACGGTGCATCTTGACGCGATCGCGGATGGCGAGGATCGGACGACGCCGAGCCCGGCCTGGCCCTCGTTCGCGGCGGCACTCGCCTCCGCCGTCGCCCGCGCCAAGCGCCGCTGGCAGCAGCGCCGCGACGAGCTTACCCGACGGATCGCGGCCCTCGACGCCGTGCTCGACAGCTTGCCCGATCCCTTCATCATGCTCGACAACCGCCTGCGGGTGGTGCGCGCCAACAGTGCGGCGAGCGAGCTTTTGACCGACAATCCGCTTGGCCGCGACCTTTCGGCCAGTTTCCGGGTGCCGGCGATTCTCGAAGCGGCCCAATCGGCTTTGCTTCGCGGCGTCGGCTCGCGCGTCGAGTTCGAACTCGCGAGCCCGGTCAAGCGCTCATTCGTCGGTCGCGTCGAGCGCTTGGCCGGAATGACGAACGCGGAATTCTCGCTCATTGTCGTTCTTCACGACCTGACCGCGGAGAAGCGCACCGAGCAAATGCGCGCCGACTTTGTCGCGAACGCGAGCCACGAACTTCGCACCCCGCTCGCAACTCTCCTCGGTTTCATCGAAACACTTCAAGGGCCCGCCAGCCAGGATGCCCGGGCGCGCGAGCGCTTCCTCGCGATCATGCAATACCAGGCCGGCCGAATGTCGCGCCTGGTCGACGATCTGCTCTCGCTCTCCCGGATCGAGCTTCGCGAACACACCCCACCGACGGAACGGGTCGACCTGCTCCAAGTCCTGCGCGGGGTGGCCGATGCGCTCCAGCCGCAGAGCAAGGCGCGTCAGATGACCGTGGCCATCGAGCCAACGAACGGCGCCTTGCCGCCCGTGCTGGGCGACGCAGACGAACTCGCCCAGGTCTTTCAAAATCTGATCGACAATGCACTCAAGTACGGCCGGCGCGGCACCACGATCCGCATCAACGCCTTCAAGGCGGACCAGTGCCCGGTGCCGATCAGTCGAGTCCCTGCGGCGGGCCTCGCAGGCATTGCCGTCCACGACCGGGGCGAAGGCATTCCGAGCGAGCAGATTCCCCGCCTCACGGAGCGGTTTTACCGCGTCGATGCCGCGCGATCTCGCGCCCTCGGCGGGACCGGTCTCGGCCTCGCCATCGTCAAGCACATCGTGAGTCGCCATCGCGGAGCGTTGCAAATCGAGAGCGAGATCGGCCAGGGCAGCACGTTCACCGTCTACCTGCCGGCCGCCCGCAGCCCATCCCACGTCGAGGAATCGTCCTTGGAAAAGCAATGA
- the phoU gene encoding phosphate signaling complex protein PhoU — MASDHIVRVYDQELDQLNNAIAQMGGLAEIQIANAIEAVVKRDSALAARTVDADARIDELEHEVQNQVVRLLALRQPMARDLRSIVAALKISSELERIADYAANVAKRTQALVQSPVVNPIYAIPRMGALAQSLIKDVLDAYTSRDSGKALQVWRRDEELDEMYAGLFRELLTYMMEDPRNITPCTHLLFIAKNIERIGDHATNIAETVHFVVEGGPFLDGRPKGDTSSFAVVAPSAEKKPGKNGG; from the coding sequence ATGGCCTCCGATCATATCGTCCGAGTCTACGATCAGGAGCTCGACCAGCTCAATAATGCGATCGCCCAGATGGGCGGTCTTGCTGAAATCCAAATCGCCAATGCGATCGAGGCGGTCGTCAAGCGCGACTCGGCCCTTGCGGCCAGGACAGTCGATGCCGACGCGCGAATCGACGAACTCGAGCACGAGGTTCAGAACCAGGTCGTGAGACTACTGGCACTTCGCCAGCCCATGGCGCGAGACCTCCGCAGCATCGTGGCGGCCCTGAAGATATCGAGCGAGCTCGAACGAATCGCGGATTACGCCGCGAATGTCGCGAAGCGCACCCAGGCTCTCGTCCAGAGCCCGGTCGTAAATCCGATTTACGCGATCCCGCGAATGGGGGCACTTGCCCAGTCGCTCATCAAGGATGTCCTCGACGCCTACACCTCGCGCGACAGCGGCAAAGCACTCCAGGTCTGGCGACGCGACGAGGAACTCGATGAGATGTATGCCGGCCTTTTTCGCGAATTGCTCACCTATATGATGGAGGACCCGCGCAACATCACGCCCTGCACCCATCTTTTGTTCATTGCGAAGAATATCGAGCGCATCGGCGATCACGCGACCAACATCGCCGAGACCGTCCATTTCGTCGTCGAGGGCGGACCCTTTCTCGACGGGCGTCCGAAGGGCGATACGTCGAGCTTCGCCGTCGTGGCGCCGAGCGCCGAAAAGAAGCCTGGGAAAAACGGAGGGTGA
- the phoB gene encoding phosphate regulon transcriptional regulator PhoB has product MKLHVLIVEDEAALVELLRYNFEQEGFRVSSAADGEEALVMVSEDLPDLIVLDWMLPLMSGLDVCRQLRRRAETRNIPIIMLTARGEEGDRIRGLNSGADDYMTKPFSPRELIARVRAVLRRARPALAEEKLAYGDIIMDLAAHRVTRGGRHVHLGPTEFRLLRYLLEHPGRVFSREQLLDAVWGSDVYVEPRTVDVHIRRLRRALNADTQTDPIRTVRSAGYALDDALA; this is encoded by the coding sequence ATGAAATTGCACGTATTGATCGTGGAAGACGAAGCCGCTCTCGTCGAGTTGCTGCGCTACAATTTCGAACAGGAGGGCTTCCGCGTCTCGTCGGCGGCGGACGGCGAGGAAGCCCTCGTCATGGTGTCCGAAGATTTACCCGATCTCATCGTGCTCGACTGGATGCTTCCGCTGATGTCGGGGCTCGATGTATGCCGTCAACTGCGCCGGCGCGCGGAGACGCGCAATATTCCCATCATCATGCTGACCGCGCGCGGCGAGGAGGGCGATCGGATTCGCGGCCTCAACAGCGGCGCCGATGACTACATGACGAAGCCGTTCTCTCCCCGCGAGCTGATAGCGCGGGTTCGTGCGGTCCTGAGGCGCGCGCGCCCGGCACTTGCCGAGGAAAAGCTCGCCTATGGCGACATCATCATGGACCTCGCGGCGCATCGGGTGACCCGGGGCGGCCGGCATGTTCATCTCGGACCGACCGAATTTCGCCTGCTGCGCTATCTCCTCGAGCATCCCGGCCGTGTCTTCTCGCGCGAGCAGCTTCTCGACGCGGTCTGGGGAAGCGACGTGTATGTCGAGCCGAGGACCGTCGACGTCCATATCCGCCGCCTGCGTCGGGCCCTCAACGCCGACACCCAAACGGACCCGATTCGCACCGTGCGCTCCGCGGGCTATGCACTCGACGACGCGCTCGCTTAA